AGTACATTATTTGctcttataattaaaacttttcaatttaattgggtGCAGTTAAATTTACAAAGACTTAAATGCCCCAATAATCGAACATTTCAAAGAAGCTGGCGACAAAAAGAGAGGATATAGATGCTTCTTTCTCGGTTTTCTGCTGTTCCATTTCCTCCACAcacctaaattaattaattaattatatatatatatatatatatatatttcaaacccCCAAAAAGCagatgaatttaataatatgtacTTGCAAGAAAATTTTGTGAAGTTCTTTGTCAGGTTCTATGTACAATAATCaacattcaaattaaatattatgacTGAACTAATCCAAATGTATtacaagagagagagggagagagagaggagagagagagagagagagctaaTGCAGAAACCCTAGGTAGaagggtggtggtggtggtatcAGGTATGACTTTTTTGGTTCTTTTAAGtatcacatcatcatcttcCCACCTATAAATTCAAGTCTTCCCTGCTGACATTTTTCCTCAGAgaaatcaacaacaaaaaagtttGTATGATCTGTTTCAGTTTGGTTGGAGAATTAATTCAGAAgggaaattaaagaaatagaagaaatgGGAAGAGCACCGTGCTGTGACAAAGCCAACGTGAAGAAGGGACCATGGTCTCCTGAAGAAGATGCAAAACTCAAAGCTTATATTGAGAAGTATGGAACTGGTGGCAATTGGATTGCTCTTCCTCAGAAGATTggtacatatatttatatataatcatctcggtttctatatgtatatatatatgtcagaTATATAGTTTGAATTCTCTGTGTTGATTTGTATGATTGAAATGATTGTTAACAGGGCTTAAGAGATGTGGGAAAAGTTGCAGGCTGAGATGGCTGAATTATCTGAGGCCTAATATCAAGCATGGTGGATTTACTGAGGAAGAAGATAACATTATTTGCAACCTCTATATCAGTATAGGCAGCaggtttctctctctctctctctctctctcacttacacacacaaacacacacaaacaagAGCATCGAAGCAGGAAATTTCTTGTCCTTTTGCCATTGTCTATCATGCTTTTGTTTGAGAACTCACATGTTCCTGATCAAgaatcaaatatttcttaatttctagggtttttcttattgttttatgttaatGACTGAGAATCAAGAATACTTCAGagggttttaattttgtttgtgttaatgttttcttcttgtttctttctgaAACACATGGGTTCTGATGATCTTGTTCAAATTATGCTGTAGGTGGTCTATAATCGCGGCCCAGCTGCCTGGAAGAACAGATAATGACATCAAGAACTACTGGAACACGAGGCTGAAGAAAAAACTGCTCGGCAGGCGCAAACAATCCAACATGAATCGGGCCTCGATTCCAGGCCTTGAACCCAAGGATGCAAGCGGAGACGTCGACGATTTGCAGAACCTGAGCAATTCAGCTCTGGAGAGGCTCCAGCTCCACATGCAGCTTCAGACCCTTCAAAATCCTCTGTCAGTTTACACTAATCCAGCACTTTGGCCTAAACTGAACCCCTTGCAACAGAAGATGATCCAAACCCTTCATTGTCTGAATGAAAATCAAAGCATCCTGATGCACCAAAACCCCGTCAGCCCTCAACCTGTTTCAAAAACGGACGAGGTTGCAGACTCTATCAATTGTCTCTCATCGTCGGGGACCTCGTTTCCATTGAACACTGAAACCCACGTTCCAGATCAATCAAACATCATGGGACAAAACACGGGGTTAATGCAGCCGGCGGGATCAGGTTTTACTCAAGCTGAACTTGACGATTTGCTGACTGATCACAGGCCTTCCAGTTTCATCCAGACAGGGAACCAGGTTGCTGAATTTGATTGCTTCAAGGGGATGGATGGAACAAAGGACAATCTTGGATGGTGGGCTGATGAATTCGGTGTGAATAATTCGACATCGTCAAGATCGTGGGATTCGGCAACTATGCTTCCCCAATCTGATGAAATGTATCAAGATTATGGTATAGGATACAGTATGCAGTGAGAAAAGAGGAAATATAGGTGTGAGGATCAGTAGGAGTTCAATTTGTTTTGCTTCATAAAAAAGGGAGAATTGATGCAGAAGAGATTGCTGGTGTTGTAAATTGTGTGAATAATGTTATGTCATGATCTTGCCAATGCTTTTACTTATGAAGTTGATATAGAAAATTCTTGTCTAAATCAGGTTTCgtataactaaattaattacaaaataagtgtcatatacttattatatgattggtcACATAACAAGTGTATGAAACTAATTACAATATGATTCGTTCAAATTTGGTAGAGTAGGTCCGGACCAGCATTTTCCAAgttgaaattatgaatttcaaatttgtcataataaatttattaaggcgaaattacatttttatcctGTAACTATAGGTTCTTAGCATATTTTATCCCATAACTTACcccattaaatatttagttgttttttgatgaatttaattctaaaCATCTCACATTTGatcctttatttaataaatttagtcgcgtgtttacaattttggtcatCTTCACACTAGagtagatataatttttggtcTTGCAACTATagatcattaaaattaaaatcaaattaaacaagactaaatttaccaaaaaatacaaaatataagatGGTCAGTACTAAATTCGTCAAAACTCGAAAATAGCTCCAAGGGGTTGATTATATATTGGAGGTTTtcttgaatcgtgcattaGGCAAGCCTTGTTAATTTAAgtccaataatattattttttagatttaataaacACTAAGATCCAGCCCAAAGCCATGCCAGTGGCCTGTCGATGTTCCGACTCCTGAGGCACCGTCTCTGCGTGTCAGGGAATTGACATCAATAAGCCCGTAAGTGAACAGAACGGGTCGCTGTTTATGAATGAGAATTGACATCCACCTAAACACGGAATCGTTTAAGTTGTTACCCAAGCTTGACGTGTGATATAAAAAGGATCACACAACAAATAGAATTTTGTTAACAGGCCtaactatattaataaatttgaagttcATCACTATAAATTTGTAAGTTTGAAATTCACTAACGTTTGatatgttatattattttaatagtaattattaattaattagatataatatttattattgatgattgatatacaattgttataattatcgatagttattatatatataaatatataatattgatgcttagtaatcaatttaataaaaaataatagtttatcgCTTTCCtttcaaagaaaatgtaaGTTTATCACAATTTACatggaaaaattacaatttctgTTTTGTACATAAATGGGGTGgcaatttttatcttattgaaattaaattggCAATTTCATCCTATAATAACAAATTGATAATTTGGGCTGAAAAATCATCAATGGACTGAAATTGTCCTCAATTTgacttatttataaattcatatcagATTCAGTGTTTTGTGTATACGATAATTATAAGTTgttcaatatattaaacatTGAATCTAATATTTACATGACTAGATTATATGCAAATTTCATCTTGCATGTTTTGCgttttaatgttttattcatttatctttctagAATAACAAATGTCctgtacttttttaattttttgtgattttggtccTTAATTCAATTGTCGGAACTTGCAAATATTACCATAAATATACACTGCAcgtgcttcttcttcttcttcttttattttttaaaaataatttggtgcTTTTGTTCCCATTGGCCAAATTCTATTAGAACGAAAGTAAATTTCATCATGtatcttttgtattttagcATTTTAGTTTATCTTTTTAGAATAGTAAATAGATTCtgtaaagtttaattttttgtgattttaattcattaaattaattattaggaaCAAAAAGCCATAAAAAAGCACATGCACATTGTTTTCCTGCAAACATTTACAAACTCCTGCcgactaaaaaattaaaactgcaaaaatttaaaaaaaacaagacaTATTTACTAACCTAGAAACATAAAAGACCAAAGCactaaaatacaaaacatgaaaattgCATATACTCATTACAGGACCTATAAAAACCTTGTAAAATGTGCTGTAATGTACCTAAGACTTCTCTAGAATTTCTCCACTAGACAAAatatctcttctaattttattctatCCATAACAtagaatttatcaaaatttaggcTATCCGAACTTCGTCCTGATTATAGCAAATTATGACACTGAATGAGAAGAAACCACTATACCTACCAAGGACTTAAAATTTTCAGTGGAGCTTCCATTTTCAGCAACCGCCCTGGAAGCAGATTCTCCGAGTTTCCCAATATGCTCCCTCATTTTCTTCCCTTCTTTAGTCAGAACAAGATCCAAAGCTGCTACCGTACCAGATTTCGTGAATGCGCCGCCCTCCACGCCCACTCCGATTCCCCATACGTCCTCCACCAGCCGCCTGTTTATCATCTGATCGCCGAAAAATGGCCGGCAAATCATGGGCACGCGGCCCGTGATGCTCTCCATCACTGAGTTCCACCCACAATGAGTGATGAAAACACCGACGGAAGAATGCGCCAAGACTTGCAGCTGAGGAGCCCACTGCACGATTTTTCCTGTAGATTTGGTTCGTTCTGAGAATCCTTCTAATAAATGCCTCTTCGAATTATCTCTGAATGACCAAAGATATGGAATCTGTTTTTCTTCTAGGGCCTCCGCCAGAGCCACCAGCTCCGGTGGCGGCGGCGTCAGCATTGTGCCGAAGCTGAGGTAGGCTACGGAGGCGGGGGCCTGGTTGCTCAGCCAGGATAGGCAGCCGCCTTGGTCGTCGCTAGGCGGCGTTGGTGATGTCAGGGAAGAAAAAGGGCCGACGTTGAGAACTTTCTGAAGTTTCAATTTGAGATCATCTTCTATGATGGGTTCGATTCCGGCGAAAGAGTTGAGCACAAGAGCGGCGGCGCGCGGTAGTGCGAGTGACATGTCGTATAGGAGGCGGGAAAATGGCCTGTCTAAATGCAGCAGTTCTTGGGGTAAATCACTGACACGTATAGCTGACATTCCTGGAAGAAAATCAAGTGTCTGGTCCTGATCTTTTGTATTGCCTGCACCATTATGATAgtcaatttattgatataccAGAAATACATTCAAGTTAGCATTATCGAAAATTCCAACAggatttaatcaattaaaagacaaatatattatatttgattaaatttcaCTTCACATCCTATATGTGATTAAATCCCGTATGATagttagtaaatatattttaaaatgaggtataatttaaaatgattttgagTACGCACTTAAgcaattatacaaaaaatcgTTCATAAGTATGAGTTTATTTAAGACAGAATGTGTACAATGACATCCCAAAAATCGGTACAAATAGGAAcagttttgttattttattaatattatattactaaaacTTTTCTAAATAAAGTACAACGACTATAattcaaaagacaaaaaatcgttcctaagtCCGGTCCAATGACCACtgtaaattgtaaaataacaGTTACTTTTTAACGGCTAAGTAAGTGGTCCAGTACCCATTCCAAAGCACGttccaattttttctatatatatattcttttctttccatttaatttcagtatcttcttccattcttcttatttttctctctatttcctcaatctctcttgatttttttatctttcactattccactaatatttttatactcttGTTCGTCAATATCTCTCGAATTTTCGTtaatatttaaagttattttgatcaagtaacaactttaacccattatttgttaattgattatatttgttataattttatcaattaaatttaatattataatatatatatatatatgtgtgtgtgtgtgtgtgtgtgtagaaCTCATCATGTTAAGGTAGTTGAGGAGATGAATGTATGAGATGAACCTGCCGAGTAGGGTGGGTTTTACTCCGGagtttgaggatggtgttgctacatttatagaatgggccaagtctcaacatgcatatatggacGGTGAgaacattaatttttcttttcaaattaatttttcttgtcgaaagtgcaaaaatgaagtttttaaAACCCCGGatgagataaattttgacttgtatatgaaagattttatgtcgaagtattataattggacttcttaTGGCGAGGAGAGTGTGTGGGAGTATTTTGAGGTTGTCACTGTGGTCCTTTTGCAGGAGGAGCAAACTTCCGTTTCTCATGAGGAGGAGAGTACTAGTATACACTGGGGGACGCAACTGGATTAGGAGCAAAAGATAGTTTTGGATGCCACCGGGCCAACTTTTTGGTATTCTAATTATAACCAGGATAGTGTGCTTCATGATGGTATGAGGTCATGTCCTATCGATTGCCGGGcctaattcatattataatgGGGGCCCCAATAATTATGTGTTTAGGCTGACAGATCAATTTCATGATATAGTGCATGTTACCAAGCAACCATTGTGGAATagttgcacccaatctcaattgaaaactgttgctgagttggtgaatatcaaggcCGAGGGCCATATTTCTCAGCATATATATGATCGAAATATCCCAATAAGCTGATCATATATTGACCCACGACCACACCTTCCCCATGGATTACAATAGTACGAAGAAGTTGATAAGAGTCCTGGATTTACCTGTTGAGAAAAGTGATGCATGTAATAATGGTTGCATATTGTATTGGAAGAACGACATTGATTTAGACTACTAcaagttttgtggagaagTTAGGTACAAGCTGACCAGGGAGCGAAATGATGTTGCATGCCAACCATCAGACGTAGGAGGGATCCATGTGTCATCCATTTGATGTAGAGCTATGGAGACATTTTGACCGGATATATCCTGATTTTGCAACAGACTCGTAATGTTATATTGAGTTTGTGTGCAGATGGGTTTGCACTGCATGGGCACTACGGTCGTTCGTACTCATGTTGGCTTGTTATACTTACGCCGTACAATCTCCCACCAGGAATATACATGAATTTTGAGTATATGTTCCTGATGAAAGTATTCACTAAGAATAGAGTAGAAAGAAAGGTTGCACGATCATGATTGATGGGAAAACAAATTCACGATTGGGTTGAAGAGTTTAGTCCTAGGGTTGAAGTACCGTTGTCACTCCCAGACGGGTATGATAGCAAGCATAAGTGGACGAAGAAAAGTATCTTCTAGGTGCTCGTGTACTGGTCGACGCATTTGATATGACAAAATCTTGACATGCACATTAAGAAGAAtgtgtttgacaatatattcaatactgTGATggatataaagaaaaagacgATGGATAATCTGAATGCATGGAATGACCTAAAGATCATATGTACAAACTAGAGCTTGGGGTAGACGAAAAGCCGAATGTGATGCCCAAAGCTGTATATACCCTGCCAAGGAGCAGAAGAGGAGGATATGTGAATGGATTAGTCATCTTAAGTTTCTTGATGGTTACACATCTAATTTGACTAGTTGTGTCAACATGAAGGAGATTGAGGCTACACGACATGAAAAGCCATGATTGTCACGTATTCATGCAAAAGTTGATCCTGATAGCTTTCCGTGAAATCTTCCTAAACCTATGTGGAGTGCTTTGACAGAGGTAAGCcttttattccaaattttatgTTTGACGACGCTAGATGTAAATAAGGTACAAGAATTGGAAGCTAATGTCGCAACCATCTTGTGCAAccttgagaaaatatttctgcCAGCTTTTTCTTCAACTCACTGGAGCATCTAATTGTTTACTTGCCATATGAAGTAGGGGTGGGCGAACGGGTCGGGTTTTTCGGAtcccgacccgacccgatcGGCTAAAGGCTAAATGGATCGAGTTTCTCGGATTTTTTTACGATTTCGGGTAACCCGAAACCCAACTATGTCCAATCGTTTGATTTCGGATATTCAATCACCACCCGAAAAATCCGATTGGGTACCCGATtgagagaagggcaaaaagGGGTACAATTGAGAGATCGGGTATTCCAAGCAAAAGAATCTCAGAAACCCTTCTAGTTTTAGCCGCTGCTACCCGTTTCTACTTCCTTGCTAGCTGCTACTGCCGTTGTTGCTGCCAAAGAATCTCAGAAAACCCTTCTAGTTCTAGCTGCTGCTACCCGTTTCTACTTCCTTGCTAGTTGCTACTGTCGTTGTTGCTGCCGTTGCTGCTGTATTTGAGCTCTAAGGTGAGATTGGCAATCAATAAAAACTCAATCTTTGCTCAAAATTCCACGctatttattgatttactttgggctctttttgtttatgatccattttttgtttcttgattgattggttgattttcttgattatgtgTATTGGGTTTTATGTgggttttagttttagttgtGTTTGGCTCTGAATTTTGGGGTTCTACAGTCGATCATTGATGTAATCAAGATTTTTTGAGGTTTGGTTGATTTTGATCATGGTTTTAAAGATGTGGgcttttcttcattgttcTTCAACCTAATCACTGTCTGCTACTGTCTACTGCATTAACTTGTGTGTTTCTATTGTTTGAGTCTTCAGTTTTGCCTTAGAACTCTCTGTTGATGTAGAATCTTATGTTTTGTTCAACATGATTTGGATGcaattcaaatttaactagCTTGAGAACCAGTTGTTTTACAGTGTCTTTTttgcaaattattattaatcgaTGATATGGTATAGTAGTTAATGTAAGCTTCTGTTGATTTTGCATCTAGTTTAGCTGCTATGGATAGTTGAATATTATTGCTTCTATTGACATAATTCGTagtgaattctgagaactctGATTTTAACTCTTCTTCATTGctaatatttctcaaaattctgATTTTAGCATATGTCTAGCATATGAACTAGTTATGAGAGAAGTAACTAGTTAATTTTTAGcataattttaacatatatCTCAAAAGTCAAAACTCTAATTTTTGACAAGGTAATAGAACGGTAGAACCTTATTGTGTAAtgttacatttttaatttatttgactttcTCTAATAGTTTTTCCactttgtatgtttaatgCTTGACAAGTCGAGGACTCGAGGATGAAAATGTGATATGAGCTGATTGCTTTTTCAGTCTGTAGGCATTACGATTTAGGAGGCCTTAGCTTTATTGTTGTtactgaaataattttaaaaaatatctgaTAATTTATGGATGTGACTgaactcttttttttgggtatttatGTAAAGTTTTAAGTATTTGTGTTCATAAGTTACATTTTAGACTTACATGGATTTACTTTAGTGAATGaagtttattttgaaaaattcattttttgaagcTGACAAAACCTGAACCCGACTGTCGGGTTATGGATGTGACTGAACtctttttttgggtatttatGTAAAGTTTTAAGTATTTGTGTTCATAAGTTACATTTTAGACTTACATGGATTTACTTTAGTGAATGaagtttattttgaaaaattcattttttgaagcTGACAAAACCTGAACCCGACTGTCGGGTACCCGAACCCGACGGGTACCCGATTTGTCGGGTATCCGACTCAGTCGGGTTCCGGTTCGGGTTCATTTTTTTCCAACCCGACATgtcgggtacccgacccgAATTATGAAGCGCCTATAGGAGGGCTTTTGCAATACAGGAGGATGTATCCATTTGAGAGGTTAGTACATGggttattttagttttttgaaatagttctAGTGTCATTTggtttcttataaatattcagTTATTAGATTTCTTCGAGAGTTAAAAATGAAGGTAAAAAACAAAGCACATGTCAAGGTGTCAATTGTAGAGGCTTACCTTATAGAAGAAATCGGTTTATTCACTTTGAGCTGCATATTCTTTGCAAACTGAATAGGCCACATAGAAATGACGAGCTCTATATGAGCGAAACTCGTATCCAACTGTCTATTTTCAACTACCGTGGCCGAGATAGTGGTGCATCAAAGAAAAGATGGCTCAATTGATCAGAACGCTACATAATCGAGATGTACATATTGACCAGCTGTGAAGTAATCAAGCCATACTACAAGTGTAAAGATACCAATATAGTTTATTCACATTGTTATTTTGGACTTTAACCTATGTATTAATACGTATGTGAACAGGTCctttttgaatgaaatttaCGAGCACCACCATTCAGAGGACCGCAATTATTGAGCTAGTAGCTActaaattcaagaattgattCAAATATCGTGTAAGTTGTGTCTTTTCAATTATGTCTTTTGAGTTGTGCTacgattgtaatttttcaatatatgaTTTCTCTAATATGTGCAACACATGTAAAATCTAAATTGAGTTACACGGACAACGAGTTTCTGAAGTTGTATTATTGGGGTCCTACAGTTGAGGTCAGAACATTCCtgtattattttgtaaatggtTATAATTTTCACACTGAACTTCATAGCATAGGCAAGTCTACTATGAACTGTAGGTTGTGTGTCAAAAGCTCATTGTATACAGACACAGACATTGACTTCTATGTGATTCTCGAAGAGATAATTTAGTTAGATTATCACTTATTCCAAACATGCAGATCATTCTGTTTAGGTTTCGTTGGGTCAATCCAGTGAGAGGTATGAAGGTACATCATCATTATCACCTCGTTGATATAAACTTCAAGAAAGTATACCAGAAGAACGAACTGTTCATCCTGGCGCAATAAGCAGTAAAGTCTACTACACGGTGTACCCTAACATGAAAAGAGATAAAGTGGACTGAATGACTGTCTGCAAATAAAACGTCGTCGTTTAGGTTGTTTTAGCACGGATTTAGGAACACTTAAATCATTAAACTACCGTGCCAAATTGATGTGCAAGGAACACTAATCCATAGCACATAAAACAACATCGTTCTATTAGTTAGGAATGGtctttggaacgatttttttaaaagtgaccgttccaaaattttatacatattggACACTTTgcagattttttttgtttcttcccCACTCTCTCCCTCATTCTGTTTCTCTCTTTCCTCGTCAGGTTACTGTTCGCCTTCTTCACTGCCTCCGCCATTCGCcctattgtgtaatttatgcaattattgtgtattGTATCATgttgtataaattattgtatagtTGTGTAATTCATATAACTCTTGTggtttttcattaatattattatttacataataatgtcaacaataataaaattaggttacaatttccaataataagattatttacgtaacaatgtcaataatcataaCCTTTAAgctaatatttcaaatgataatgttatttacataataatgccAATAACCCCAAAATTAGGCTAgtattcccaataataatttatttatataataatatcaataatcacaaaatttaggCTAACATTCTCAATAATAATGTTATTTacataatgtcaataatcacaaaattagatcaatatttgcaataataatattatttacataataatgtcaataataaaaaaatttaggcTAATATTTgcaatagtaatattatttacataataatgtcaataatcacagcattatcttaatattcccaataataatattattagcataataatgtcaacaatcacaaaattagactaatattcttaataataacattatttacataattatgtcaataatcacaatcTTAGgctaatatttccaataagagtcattaaaaatgtatagtttCTTTGTACCTATGTACAGATGGATCAAGCATGTTTTAAGCTTCTTTAGCCCATCAAGTGAATTTTTTCCTGTAGAATTAGTCAggtttattcatttttatttgtcaaaaaaagaCAATGTTGGTAGAAAAAAATGGCTAAACTTGAGtagtatttaataaaaagttcatgTGATATGTTAAAGAAGCTAAAAACAATGGTTGACATCTTTGTATATGTGCACAAAGAAACTAtgtccatatatatttaaataattaatgagtacaataattataaattcaacataaattattgaattaggGCAATCTTttcaacaattacaaaaactaatatttactataatatGGATAGATTATGTCTAGTGGTGTACGCCTCCTGTACCAAGTGGTCGTGGCCCGCCACTTCCCGCAGCACCATCTGATGCTTCTTAGGCTAggaaaatagtattttgaCCAACCCAACCATCTGATACGGTCAGACCGTCAGCCTCCCACAGACTCCAGATGATGCTGGACCATCTGGTGTGCCACCGGCAGTTGAGGAGGCCGGACAACAGTATGCCACAGTAGTTGttgctccaccaccaccatcagcGCGCCAATATATCAGCCGCGATGATGcgaggtaaatttttttgtgaatattttttagtattattttatcttaacaaaaactaattaatatgtgCTTTCAAATCTGATCGCCACTTCTATGAGCGCATCAATGTGGTAGTGCGAGGACACTTTCCCCACCAATATTTCTGGTTCGAGAGATGAAggtaatataattcaaattaattttgtattatcttATAATCTAAATTGTTTAATGAACTTTACTaatgttttgtttaattttcttattgtagATGACCTACTCGTGGGATTGTGACAATGAGTCCATGTTTCGAGTCTTCCACATGTGGACCGAAAAGTACATCCGGAAGACATTCTCCATCGCCAATCGAGCCTAGTGAAGCCACTTTGACTGGACAATGACGTATGGCTCTAGCTCCAGGCGTATTGGGCCGGGAAGACTTCCACCAGGAGTCCTCGAAGAATAAGACGAATCGAGCGACGAACCCCATGGTGTCCTCGATTGTGTACTGCGGGGGATCTTCCTCTATTGGCATGCAcaagaggaagttggtaagtacataacaatacttttatatgtttatcattattttatacatattatgttaactgttttattcttctacaGGAAGTAGAGCTTGGTCGGCCACTCAAACAGATGGAGTTGTTTGCTAGATGCTACAAGAAGAAGGAGGAGGGAGACTGGAGTGGGCTGAGGGCAGCTGAGGTAGCAGTAAGTACCTTACTAATATTatctcttttaaataattcttggttaaagatactaataattttgcttattttgCAAGAGACGTTCTAGAAGCTGATAGAGAAGCCTACGACTAATGACCACCATACCCACGACAATTAAGAGGCTTTGGTGGCGATGACCGAGCAGCAGATGTGGTTGGATGCAGTTGGAGGCAAGAATAAGGACGGTATACTCGGCCTTGGTTCAAAGGCCCACTTCTTCAGCCGAACCTACACATCACCATCGCTACCCCACCGACATCGCTACCTCCATGACCTCCATGGAGGACCGCATCGGCCGGCTCGAGATGAAGATGGTCAACATGATGGCCATGATGAGGGAGATGCAGATCAGCTCCTTAACTGCGGGACCGTCACATGATtaggttctttttttttttttcaaatttttgtaatcgaataatattttttttaattattcatgtttcataatgtttgttactttttattatttcatatttattcaattatttatttttatataattaattaaaattttattaattagtttaattatttatcaaaatatataaattaaattgtttattaaaatttattatattaattaaattatttttttataatttattttatagtaattaatttataaaatttttattataacataaaaattaggaacgattttagtaattgtaaataaaatgttacaaatGTAAACAAATGGCAGTTCCTAATACCATTCTTAAACAgttctaaat
This Sesamum indicum cultivar Zhongzhi No. 13 linkage group LG5, S_indicum_v1.0, whole genome shotgun sequence DNA region includes the following protein-coding sequences:
- the LOC105162954 gene encoding transcription factor MYB36-like, whose translation is MGRAPCCDKANVKKGPWSPEEDAKLKAYIEKYGTGGNWIALPQKIGLKRCGKSCRLRWLNYLRPNIKHGGFTEEEDNIICNLYISIGSRWSIIAAQLPGRTDNDIKNYWNTRLKKKLLGRRKQSNMNRASIPGLEPKDASGDVDDLQNLSNSALERLQLHMQLQTLQNPLSVYTNPALWPKLNPLQQKMIQTLHCLNENQSILMHQNPVSPQPVSKTDEVADSINCLSSSGTSFPLNTETHVPDQSNIMGQNTGLMQPAGSGFTQAELDDLLTDHRPSSFIQTGNQVAEFDCFKGMDGTKDNLGWWADEFGVNNSTSSRSWDSATMLPQSDEMYQDYGIGYSMQ
- the LOC105162857 gene encoding anthocyanidin 3-O-glucosyltransferase 7-like, with product MSAQKNTPHVVAFAFPFGSHPTPLLHLIQRLATASPGTHFSYFNTTRSNQRVLSKANLHVYNNVKAYDVDDGAPDGHVFSGNPMEAIEMFIKATPENFRKRLEDVVGETGMKATCLLTDAFLWFSVEMAEEMGIPWVAFWTSGPTPVSLHMYTDLIHSKFKENGNTKDQDQTLDFLPGMSAIRVSDLPQELLHLDRPFSRLLYDMSLALPRAAALVLNSFAGIEPIIEDDLKLKLQKVLNVGPFSSLTSPTPPSDDQGGCLSWLSNQAPASVAYLSFGTMLTPPPPELVALAEALEEKQIPYLWSFRDNSKRHLLEGFSERTKSTGKIVQWAPQLQVLAHSSVGVFITHCGWNSVMESITGRVPMICRPFFGDQMINRRLVEDVWGIGVGVEGGAFTKSGTVAALDLVLTKEGKKMREHIGKLGESASRAVAENGSSTENFKSLVGIVVSSHSVS